The Colius striatus isolate bColStr4 chromosome 9, bColStr4.1.hap1, whole genome shotgun sequence genome contains the following window.
tctgcagctcctgcagcatgTGCCCAGCCCCAAATCCACAGGGATGCCCCTGCCTTGTGCCTTCACTGCTGGTGGGGAGCAGATAGGAAAGGCACAAGGTGCACTGAGGTGAACCTCAAGCTTTGCACTAGGAGATGGGCAACTAGACCAAAGCCCAGCAGCCAGGACGGGGAAGGGGCAGTGCTACCCCAATGCCTGCTAAGAAATGCCACCATGAGGGGGTTACAACCCTTTAAttccccaccccaccccaaaCCTTGCCCCTGAGGATCAACCAAGGTGATTTCCAAGAGATGGGGTAGGTTCCTCAACCCAGACTCTGCCTGCTCCTGTGCAGGGAAGTGGCATCCAGCACCCTGTGCAGCCTTGGCAGCAGATGGTGGCTCAGATGAGGGCTGCCAACATCCCAGACCAGCAGATCCAGTTTTGCCTGTTGCTTTGGAGTCTCAGTCATCCTTCATTTAGGGCAGGCAGGTTCCCCTGACCCAGATGAGCTGGTTCCCTGAAGCCTGGGCAGGCAAACCAGCAACACCCTGTGACCAGCTCTATGGTCCCCACTGACAAGCGGCGGTTGTCCCACACAGCCGAGCTCGGCGCAAAGTTCACATGGATCAGACCCCTGGCTATCAAGGCAAACCTGCATGTTCATACCCCACCAGATGCAACAGCCTGAACGGCCTTACTCCCCCAGGCACAACAGGCTGACAGGTCCCAGTGTTTGTGCTGGATCCCGTCTCACCCAGGGGACTGGAGCCCTTCCTGGGAGGCTCACAAGCGGTGCCCAGTTGCCATCTCCACAGAGGGTACAGAGCGTGAGCCATCCCAGGGATCCTCCTGCTGCACCCTCTGCTCCCCCTGCCTTCCCACTCTGCTTTTCCAGCCTGTAAAATTGATATGCAAGTCTGTAAATCTCCTCAATGATGACGAGACAAGAAAGCACCTTACCTGGAGCTGGAAAAGGCAAGCGGCGTCTGCGATGCTGGCTGGCAGCTACCAGGGACCTGGGTATTTGAGTGATGCGGTCTCCTCCCCCAGTCCCATATTCACAGCAGAAAAACTGGCTCTGCCACCCTCCATGGACGGCACATGACACCAGGAACACGACCAGTCACATTCATACCCACAAGAGACATTGCCTCCAGCATGGGCCTTTGCAAACAAGCAAGCCAGGGCAGCTCTGGAGGCTGTGACATCCACAGGGACCAGCCCTGGGACCAGAGAGGGCACTGGGGACTCAACCGGGGAACACACCATGGTCAGGACCCTgctggaagcagagaaaaaggcaTTTGGGGGTATCCATAAAACCACGCTGAGAGGAACTTCCAGCAGGTTGTTGCTCCCCTCTTGGTAGGAGGTGTCTGGCAGCCCTAGGAGTTCCAGGCAAGGCCAGaccaggcagagctcagtgctcccagctccctccaatTCTTGTCCTTGCTGCTGGCTTTCACTCCAACATATCATTAAGGAAATACCTGTCAGCAGAGAGCAGTTACCAGCAGGTCTAAACACTTGCATAATGTGCTTCCCCTCTAATGCAATGGCCTCATTTCTAATAGCACCAATATGGGATAATAACACTAACAGTAATGTCAAGAAGGGCTTGTGCACCTGAAAGCTAATATGTTTTCTCCACCTAATAAGAGGATTACCGCTCCCACAAGATTTGCCCCATTTAAAGCCTTCAACTCTACAACAAAGTTGACCCCACAGTCATTTGACTTTAATTGACAGTAACTGCAGCGTGCACGGAGCCCTCTCCCACTGAGCACAACTAACCCTGGGTAACTCACGTGGGGAGGAGGCGGCTGTACAGAAATCAGCTGTCCCAAAAACCTAGCCATGTCTGTCCCAGGCCACCTTCACCAGAGCCTGCACCAGCTCCTAGTGCAGAGCAAGAGTCCCCTCAGCAGTTTTAGGTTGGAAAGAAAGGATGGGTTTTAATGTCAAAGGTGGATCAACCCTGGAGCAGCACAACAAAGCCAGTGCGACAGAGCCATCAGGGGGGTGCAGCCAGGGACCACTGTGGTGGAGGTGTTCACAGGtcccagggctgccagggaggCTGTTTGGTGTTGGAATGGGCTGCCATCAAATCTCCCTCCTCTGAGCAGTTCCTCCCACCTGAGGAGGATCCTCCCTCCCACCACCATGCTTGACCTTGTTTTTAACCAGTGACCTCATTGCttgctccctgccagccccagccaggcTCTTGGTACTCTGACATGAGGGACCTCAGCCTTCAGCATCCTCCAGTTAGAGCAGCCCAGGGGAGACTGCCATCACTCCCTGGACTTGTGGACACAGAGCATTGCCCCAGGAAACTGGCTCTCAGGGGCTATCCACCCTGGCCTACCCGCATCTTACAGCTGGGGATTGGGGTCTGCCACTACcctgcaggacagcagagagTGGCAGCAACAGCCACTCCTTGGTACTAGCCCAGCCAAGGCACAGGCCCTGCTCTCACCCTGCAGGGGGCACAAAACTGccatttgaagggaaaaaaactgcCAACGGCACCCAAAACACCAGCACCTGGCCACAGGGAACGGGGCTGTCAAAGAACAGGGCTGCAAGGGACTAGTGAACCTTCCAGAAAACAGTAATTGGACAGTACTGGACATGTGCATCCTTCAGCTCTGTGCCAAGGAGCCTTTGGCTCCAGAAGACCCACCTCTCTGCTTAAATCACACCATCATACAGTGCTGCTTATTTAGGATGCACTGTGCACACCTGGGGAAGAAACGCTGGAGCTCTCCCTCTGACACAAATCCTCCCTTCCTGCCTCTGAGTGAGGCATTTAATCCGTGCTGCAGATGAGCTTGGGACAGCTGAGCCACCCGTGgcaacagagctgctgcttcttccaagCGAGGACAAGTGCTCATCCCGCCCGTGTCAGAGGTTGCTACTGAACGTGTGTGTTTTAACAATGAAAACCGAGGCCCTGGGAAGCTGGTTAGGCTCGGGCCTCGCTCCCAGCCCTTGCCCATCAGGAGAACCAagcctgttttgttttaaacctttccacagcagctgccaggaaGCAGCTTTTACAGCTGCAAGGAACAGAATCTCtcccaaggaaagaaaataattgtcgAAGGTGGgttggttgggggttttttttccttcttcaagtCAGTGCCAGCATCTTAGCTAACTCCTCTCTATTCTCAGCCACCTCTCACCTCCCCAAACACTACCAGCAGAGCTCAAATTACTGCCAGCTCTCATTAGGTTCATGCACGAGGGAAGGCTGAGCAGTAAGACCTCCAGACAGTCGGATGCTGAATTCTGATTAATCCTTCGGGTTGGGAGATTTCAGCAACTGTGGAACTGTTCCTGTTGGCTCTGTCTTGCACTGGGCACACAAATGAAGCTGGTGCACGTTTGATTATTAGCTGCTGTAAGGAAATCCAGGTGGGCATATGACTGAAAGAATTACTGTCTGAactgtcaaagaaaaaaaatcacctcgtTGCCTTTAATTATTAAACTACACTAAAGCACTGCAGGTCAGTAGGATTCATCTGTGAGAAAACCAGCTGCTTTATATAGATGGAACAGATATGTATGTTGCATCTATATAACAGAGCCCTGTTATCTCTATTCCTTGTGTTCTGACACGTCTGTAAATTGTGGCTTCGTGGCAGGAACAAAGCTGCCATTTTACactgctgcaggaactggagctcgGCTGTGGGAGCTCTCACGCAGGTATCACACAGACCACAGCTCGCTAGCAGAAAAGCCTCAGCTGGCCCTGCCCCAGAGCAGCACCTGGCCCTGCCCACTCCGGGCTCAGAACAAAAGTAAGCCCACAGTTGTTCTCATTTCACTCATGCCCCAGCTATCTTGCTTTTAACTGAAACTGTTGTCAAAACAAATCCTTTCTTTAATACTGCTACCAaccaaaagaagagaaaaaatgcaGAGCTCATTGTAGTGCAGATTTTTTTACCCCAGACGTTGCTCCTTTCAAGTCTAGTTTTCTTtaagatgtaagaaaaaacccccaaccaacTCTCCCTTCAGAGATCTGATGGGGACTAAGGGAAGGCTttttacatacatataaaaTCAGAGGAGCATTAGCCAAAAGGTATTCTAATATTAAAAACACTCCTCTACTGCACAGAGAGAGCAGAGGAATGTTAAGCCTTCAGTACAGCAGAAAGGTGCAAGACCTGCTGAACCCCAGAGGATGTTCGAGATGGGCCCTGAGCATCATTGTTACCAATGAGCAGGCACAGAGGCAGGTGTGACACCCGCTCACCTCCGGTCAGCTGCTCCGGACCGACGGAAGTTCTCTTTTAGCTGTGCATTTCTGCTCTTGTGATTCCAACAGAGGCTGCTCCCTCCCAACAGGCAGGCTCAACAGACACAAACTGCAAAAGGGAACAAAGCAGgcaactttcacagcacaaagGAGCAGATACTGTATGTGGAGCAGCTTCTGAGACAAAATAGGACTCCTGCTAACAGAACCAAATTGCTTCCTCTCCCCCTGTACCTTCCAAGAAGGAGCATGTTATTGtaggggtttgggttttgttgtggttttttaacACAGAAATAGAGGAAAATCAGTATCTGAGTTTGTGAACAGCCCGTGGCTGACACATCAAGCTGCACTGGAGAAGGGGAATCCTCCTGCTCAGTCCTCTCATAACATTTCCCAAACACAAATCAATCTCTTTTAGCCAGTTCTCGTTTATTGCTATAAAGCAAAATATCCACATTCTTAGGGCCAGATCAGCAttttcccagctcctgctgaagGAGCACTCTGCAAGAGAATGAGAAACGGCACCCTAGTGAGAAGCCCCATCCCACATCCCTGAGTCATTAACAGGCATCTTCAGGAAGCTGAGGCTTCTTTTCAGACAACGGCTTGATCAGGAAGACTCTCTGCTTCGTTCTTTCCAGCTCAGGAACTGCAAGGCTCATGATCATAAATATTTGCCTTTTCCTGCACCTCCTATTCAATATTCACTATCAATGCAGAGCTCTCAGGGATCTAATTATGTCTctctgacttaaaaaaaaaaaaagatgccacCGTGACTTTAGCTAACCCTTCAGCTAGCCAGCCGCTACTCCCTTTCTCCAGCATGCTCTTTGCAGCCCAAGGAGCTTCTTCAAAGAGCTTGTTAACACATACAGCAGAGGGATTTCAGTGAAAGATACAGACAGTCCATAAAAACAGAGAAGCAAACTGCACTTTAAGTCTGTCACGTTGTCCGGCAGCCTGGCCTATGCTAATCACATCTCTCAATGTGCTGTGAGAGCTGTCACTGCCAGACTGCACTTAATCActgttcctgcagcagcagcagtgatcAGAgttaatctttttccttttaataagaGCCATTACATCATTCTCCAGCACAGAAACTACGAAGTGGGAAGGTCGAAAAGTTCTTAATTAGAAGGATTTTTATTACTGTGATAGTTCTGCTCTCGCCTCAATAAGAGAGAtctgcagcactggcagcaggagctggaaggcATCTTGGATATATGAAGCACTGTTTGAAGcctgtgaaaacaaaaatcaaaacacacaCACGAATCATTATCTTACCAATCAGCTTTCCTACCCACATGCTCGCTTCAAACAGCGCTGATCAGGGCACAGCGAAACAGAAGCCCGGCGCTTGGTGGATTTTTAAGGCTTCATTCTAGAAATTGATTTGATGTTAAgtttttaagggggaaaaaaaacccccaattgCTTAACAACTGCCAAAGAAGATCAGGTGTAATCCAAACATAGGATACTGTTTTCAAGAAGAGATGAGAAGAATTTATTTCCAAGTGAAGCATCAGAATGctgcagcaggaaggaagaaggcAGCAACAGGAAACACCCATTTCCTACCCCACCTCACAAGTTTACAAGCACTGAGAACCAACTTCACAGCTGGGAGCAGTTGGGACTCTCACATGCTAGTTTCTGAGCTTGCCTAAGGTTTGACTTTGGACATTTAAATTGTAGAAATCCAGACTGCTGAATTTAATACCTGTCTTCTGACCCATCCTTGACAGTCAGCTGAGACCACGTTAAGGCTCAGTCTTCCCCAAGTAACTCACCTCTTGTGCAAATCCACAGACAGTTATTAAAACTTTAATGTTATTAGACAGGTAAGCAGAACCTTCAACCATGGGTTAGAGAGCTTGGCATGCATAAGGATACTGAAGTGGGAAAAGACAGCATATCTACCTTTTAAGTATTAGCTTAAAGTTTTAACTTTAGCATAACTGACCTCCAAAAACACTCCAGTGATTAAGGGATTAAGCACATCTGCTTTCTCTTTGACCTGCAGAGATCAGACATATATTATCCTGATTGAAAATTTGATCACATTTCTTCAAGCAAGATAAAGCTAAATCCTCAGTAAGTTTAAATCACCATCACTCCCTTGACTACAGGAAAGCTAAGTCACAAGCTTCAGAGGACCTGCCTTGTAGCATGCAAATAAGAACAAAGCAGCCCACATATGCCCAAAACAAGTCATATGAATACACACATTACATCTTCAAATGAGCTGTGGACAACTGGAGAATTGAGAGATAATGATGTTATCTTCAAAAACACCTGAGAGTTTTGGAAAATCCACACCAGGATCACAAACCTTATTTCCCTCTCTTCAGTGCTGTCAgccccctgtgccaggctgaaCACAACGGGAGGCATTCCAAAGCTCAGCACACATTCAGCTGCCACTGTTTGGGGATCACCTCACAGGGCAAAAAAAGGCATCTATAAATGTGCAAATGCAGAGAGCTCTAGGTTCTTAACATCCCAAAGCTGGAGCCAGCCAACTACATCTCATTCCTAAGAGCTATGGCAGAACTCTTACCCCTGCAGTCGTTAAGCACGTAGTAAACTCTTTAGAGAAGGTTGACAGCTCTTTACACAGCACAATCGTCATTCTGTGGAAGCAGAGTGGGGAAACCATGCAGTAAGTACAGTCACAAGAACAACTTCTTTTCTCATTCCTCTGAAACACATTGTTTCCCTGCATATAAagctaaactaaaccaaacctgATAGAAAGCATATGAACAGTGTATGAAGATACAGAAGTTCCACACATACATTAAGGAgatgaaagatggaaaaataaataaagctgaAGATCTGAAACAGCACTCAGAGGACAGACACATCCATGCAAGAGGAAAAGTActgacttgcttttttttttaaactgagaagCATCATTTTTTCAATCACAAAGTGCTGCCATTTCACACACTTGCCATGTACCTCCTGACATAACACTCTCCTGTCATGCATTGTTGGTAAGACCAATCCACTGATTAGCTGCAGAAATTTACAATGTCATGTACCCAACGTATTAAATAATTAACAAAGAGGTAATTATCACTTTGATACAGCTGCTTTGTTATATTTGAAGTGTTTATAACACTAACTAGCACAACCTTGGGGCAAATATTCTTCTTAACTACATAAAAGCTTTCAAGTAGGGTTTCCTGTTTCCTATCAAGAGCCATCTTTAAGCTGGAACGAGAGAGATGCCACCTATTGCAACTTTGAAGACAAATGCAGAATTTCAAGAGCCCTGCATCCCATGGAATTGTACAGAATGATCAGAGTTTAACCAGTGTGTAAGGCATTACATGCTACACATTTACTACGAGATGAACTTACTGTGAAAGGGACTTGGCTCTGTCTGTGGCTGTTACCTCTTGTTTCTGACCATGTAGAAacaaagctgctgttttgtGAAACATTTCAATGCAGCATGCTGTCAGTTCAGCCAGGCTCCTTATAGCAAATGCATGAATATCCTGCAAGAGGTACAAAGATTCCCCATATCATACGAAATAGTAGCTTTGATTACTTAGAACAAGTGAATCACACAATGTACTACCCCTACACTGCCCTTCCAAACCTCAGAATCTGCAGAGAAATAGAAACCCACAGACTCTGGGATTCACAACTGTAACTTAGCAGCCAGAGAAACACTCTGCAGTCAAATATTCTCTTCCTTCATTATTCGGTTACCTCCACTGATTTTTTAGCATCATGGTCACCATCTCTGGATCCTGCTTCTTGGTTTCCTTCACTCTCTTTTTGCTCTTTAGGAAGACTGCTGTTGAATTGTGTTATCCATTCATGAGCAGATGTCCTCACCTGTATGAAGATGTGCCACATCATTTAAGGATTGGAATGAAGCCCCCCACCCCATGCACACCACAGAACATGGAGTACTAGATCCCTAGAGAAAGGAATCAACTATGATTCCCCAGCTAGTGAGGAGAACCAGGACAAATGATACTAGTGCCTTCGGGACTTTTGTAGAGGGCTGGCTACACTGATGTAGCTGAGGGCAATCATTTCTCTAGCACCTGGTGCTACCAGAAAGACTTCGACTAATGAATCCACACAAACCCTACACGGAGATGCTTTAAAACCACGTCTGCAGAATGCTGCTGCCACTCGGTGGATCTGAAGGGTAGTGAACCAAAGGCAACAAAGTCAGTTCTGCCTCACACCAACTCCTGGGCACAGTACAACCAGCTGCTTTGTATGGAGAGCTTCAACTCATGACTGCAGGCTGATTTCACCGTGGTGGCCAAAGGCTTACCCACTCCCAGTTATCTTTGCCATCATCTACTACTGGCCAGTGACAAGGCAAAGACACGCTGCTGCTCACCGACTCTGAGCCAaagacatcacagaacatcagTTTGGCCCATGAAGTCAAAGGAAAAGGCCCATCTCTTTGGCCTACCATTGTCAAAGAATCTAAAACACGgcttttttcagatattttcccaggcaaagcaggactgagaagcagctgctgtgtgtgaggAATCTCTCCAGCTTTAAGAAGGTGGGAAGTAACTCACTCTGATCAGTTTATCCGGCTTTGAGGAGATCTGCAATTCTGAAAACAACTCTGTGACTTCTTTTGTGAACTCCTCATCTCCTAAAGGGCAGGAAAGGCGAAAGAATCCACACAAAGGACAGATATGGTGATAAGCAGCACTTCAATGCACAGCTAGTTCTGCACAACACTGTCAGCTGtttccttcatttctctttGAATCGTCACCCCAGGCAAGAACACATCAAACCTggtcttttaaaatgcaatttataCGTTAAGTTCTGAAAAAGTGGAGACCTTTTGCCTTCTCAGTTCTGGTTTTGTAGCTAAGGGaactccttttttgttttttacaggCAGCACCTTGGAGAGCCTGAAGTACCACTTACAGCCCACAGTTCTCCCGCTATATACAGCAGGGCAGATGTTAACAGTGGGGGGAAGGCTGCGAGATCCATCATAGGCAAATATAAAAGACACATTAAATGTTAAATGACAGCAAGTGCAGGTGTGTAAGTCCTCCCTGATGAGCCATTTAGGTAAAAGCAATGCAAAAAATTTACATTTAAGTCTGTATAACCCTCCAGAATCAGATGGCTCTTATGTCTGGAGGCACCTCTGAGCCTTTTGGTCTGGGTGGCtaactctcattaaaaaaaaaacagaaaaggcttTTTGCTTTCCCACAGGTTAGACAACTCTATTCAGTTTTTCCCTCATGGTCAGGGAACCCAGAATCTCTTTGAATTTGCAGCTTGGCTCAAGGTCAGTTGTATGAACTGCCTGGGAGTCAAGCAACTTTAATCCTTCTCTGGCAAGAAGTCATTCCTGCTACAGAATGAATGCACAGCAGCATTGCAGAGATAAAGGGTATTGCTACCTGTCATGCTCCTGGCCACAGGCAGCTTTAGGATTAAGCATACAGCTAAAGAATAACTTAACTTTGGCATCACGCCCATTGCTAGTGATCAGGGCTGGCTGGTTCTACACTGAGAAATTCACTGAAAACCAGCTTCTCCTCCCAGAACCTGGGGCTCTCTCacccttcttttcttcctcctcctcttcaaaGAATTCAGGTAAAGAAAACGCTTCCTTTAGTTGTTCCATGTCCTCCTTCAGCATGTCCAACTCTTCTCCAGAGAGGGTGTTTAGAACTGATTTCACCTAGTCAGGGGCAGCATAGCCAAAGAGAGAATTGTAAATCcagcaagaaaaggaaacaggagaGAAGACGCAGCCCTGGTCTACGCTGCACGCCGAAACCATCACAGACTGATGCCAAGGACAAAGTGCTACTTTCCTATGCAAGGGAAACAGACCTATTTGTGAAGCCCAGTTAGGTAATAATGGATACTTAAGGAGGTATTCAAACccctttcattaaaaaacaaaactaaaaagtgAATGACTGCTGAAACTGCATGGTGATCTGCCCTCCTCGCTGCCCCTTGACAGAAACGGCCATCTCTGCTGTGCTTACaatgctctcctcttccccagaccAAGGCAGCAAACAGTACGAGAGCAACTTGTGAAAAGTCGTTGAAGACATGCAGGAATTATGGCTAGTTGGGTAAGGAGAATGGCTTTAGGAGCTGAGGACCGGACACAGTGCTCCCAGGATGAACACCAGATCACAACGCAGGGGTCCAAATGAAGTTGTGTAATCAATCACTTTACAGCAATTTCTGAGCATCTGATTTTACATCTATATACTTccatttctcatttatttttttccctgctcagTCGAACTCAAAATAGAAGGCAAATTGCTCAAGGCCATTACCTTTGATTCACTCTCTCTGGAAAGCATCTCTAAGGCCTCCAGATGCGAAAGACCCTGAAACTCATCAAATAGTAACCCATAATGGGCTTTCTTCTCCGTAGCCATGGCAACCTCAGTAGCTGTCTGctgctcttctttctcctttgcctCTCGTaaaacctgaaaaagaaaagcagcagactCAGGTCAGTGCCAGAAGATACAGAAGATGGGAGGAGAAGGTTTTTGGTTCAGTAGTTGTTGGCTGCTTAACAGCAGGACCACaaaagaagggagaagaaattaaagcaaTGAGGAGCTGCTATGGAACTGCCTTACCTGTGATAATGTAGAGTTTCTATTCATTAGGCCCTTTGTTTTTTTGAATCCAGGGTCTCCCTCAGCTATTACATCCATTGTCTTTTTCCCAATGAATTCCAAGGCATCCAGACCTCCACTAATAACACTTATTCCCTAGAAATCAGATTTGGATACAGACAGCATGTAAAATTCGCAGCAGACTATTTAATTGAAGAAACTCTATTAGGGGATATATACCAGCACTCACATACAAACCAAGGTGGTCCGTATCACCCTAAAATTCAACCCTAATAACCATAAAGGGAGCAGAAGGTCACAGAACGAGCCACTATGTATTGCCATCCAGCAGTTTTACTGAAAACActcagagagctgcagcaaTCTGATGGGaaactcatttttatttcatgaacAGGGTGGTTCTCAGCACAGTAAAGTATTAAAGTATTTAGTTTTCATCcttccaatcagaaaccactagACCCGTGGGGTGCGACTGCTAACTCCTGTTCAAGccttaaaagcagaaacaagctTTCTGTCTGCAGCTCTGAGTCACAGGCAAATTGACAAGACAGCAGATCACAAAAGCAGAGTTTCTAAGGGTAATGGGTTCCTTTGAAGTGCATTTCTCATGGTCACAGGAGCAAGCTGATTTCCAAGCAATTTGGGCTAGTTTCATAGAAGTTTTTGAAGAGAAGAATGGATTTCATCTCTAGGCAGTTCTGTGGAAATCAGTGGAAATATTCCAGGAATGAGTCTGACCCTGCATTTACCTGAATACTCTAAaggaagggagcagagctgagagagTACAGAGGTGTCATGCATGGGAGTGGACACACCACACAGTCCACCCTTAGAGGTGTTTTTGTTATGCATCAACGTTTAACACTGAACTACTGAAACTCAAGACAGCTGACATTGCCAGTGACATGCAAAGTACAGGGTAAAGACTGTAAGAAGGCTGAAACAAGgttttccccatccctcccatgACAGTCAAAATTAAGTTCCCTCTCATGATGTTtcagataaaaaggaaaaaaaaaaacctctcttaAACCCATTTTCTCCTGCACTCCCAACTCACTCACTGTGCTTTGGACAGCAGTAGAGATGGTGGATAAAACTCCAAGAGCCCCAGCAATAGGAGAGGAACTGCCATCATCAACTACATCCATGCTGCTAGCACTGGGATCCTCACTTCCTGCATTAGAAGGCAGAAAATTAACTTCATCACTCCCCTCAAAGGATCCTGTCAtctgcagagaggagaaaattACCAAACTCAAGCAGGGCTAGAATTTGGATTCTTTTTCTACCTATTTTTCAGAGCTAAC
Protein-coding sequences here:
- the FAM114A2 gene encoding protein FAM114A2 isoform X1, with the protein product MSEEDSSENLKEETFYEAENGQEAEELGCTESSEEREQELESVPMTRKRPEPKPPSQPAATEKPAAETHQVSDSPAAVQTGWGYWGSWGKSLLSTASATVATVGQGISNVIEKAETTLGIPSPSEISSETRDAARGSEDPSASSMDVVDDGSSSPIAGALGVLSTISTAVQSTGISVISGGLDALEFIGKKTMDVIAEGDPGFKKTKGLMNRNSTLSQVLREAKEKEEQQTATEVAMATEKKAHYGLLFDEFQGLSHLEALEMLSRESESKVKSVLNTLSGEELDMLKEDMEQLKEAFSLPEFFEEEEEEKKGDEEFTKEVTELFSELQISSKPDKLIRVRTSAHEWITQFNSSLPKEQKESEGNQEAGSRDGDHDAKKSVEDIHAFAIRSLAELTACCIEMFHKTAALFLHGQKQEVTATDRAKSLSQMTIVLCKELSTFSKEFTTCLTTAGVKEKADVLNPLITGVFLEASNSASYIQDAFQLLLPVLQISLIEARAELSQ
- the FAM114A2 gene encoding protein FAM114A2 isoform X2, whose protein sequence is MLQEMTGSFEGSDEVNFLPSNAGSEDPSASSMDVVDDGSSSPIAGALGVLSTISTAVQSTGISVISGGLDALEFIGKKTMDVIAEGDPGFKKTKGLMNRNSTLSQVLREAKEKEEQQTATEVAMATEKKAHYGLLFDEFQGLSHLEALEMLSRESESKVKSVLNTLSGEELDMLKEDMEQLKEAFSLPEFFEEEEEEKKGDEEFTKEVTELFSELQISSKPDKLIRVRTSAHEWITQFNSSLPKEQKESEGNQEAGSRDGDHDAKKSVEDIHAFAIRSLAELTACCIEMFHKTAALFLHGQKQEVTATDRAKSLSQMTIVLCKELSTFSKEFTTCLTTAGVKEKADVLNPLITGVFLEASNSASYIQDAFQLLLPVLQISLIEARAELSQ